Proteins from a single region of Streptomyces spectabilis:
- a CDS encoding DUF397 domain-containing protein, which translates to MADSTTTQQHPLAGWEKPDLDLSVADWRSSSDGRGDVQIAFVEGFIAMRNSGRPESPSLIFTPAEWGAFVHGAREGRFDLT; encoded by the coding sequence GTGGCCGACAGCACCACCACTCAGCAGCATCCGCTCGCGGGCTGGGAGAAGCCGGACCTGGACCTCAGCGTGGCCGATTGGCGGTCGAGCAGCGACGGCCGCGGGGACGTGCAGATCGCCTTCGTCGAGGGCTTCATCGCGATGCGCAACAGCGGGCGCCCGGAGAGCCCTTCGCTGATCTTCACGCCCGCGGAGTGGGGCGCGTTCGTGCACGGGGCCCGCGAGGGCCGCTTCGACCTGACGTGA
- a CDS encoding aminotransferase class V-fold PLP-dependent enzyme, with product MDRRSMLAGAVGSAAVAAWGGGIAEAAETAAADTRRLLGADGRPDWGAVRAQFRLDPDWVHLATFYLASQPRAVRAAVDHLARQLDADPMLVPTRLSLPDGPTGWDRVRGSLAAYAGGEADHIALTASTTIGLGVVYNGVRVRPGQDFLLSEDDHPVHQAAARLAADKHGARVRLASWFADSARATTEEVVSAVRSRIRPTTRVLGITWVQSRTGVRMPVEAIAKVVREANRGRSESDRCLLVVDGVHGLAAVDADVARLGADVVVAGTHKWLFGPRGTGLVWLAPHALAQVRPTFASFMGEEGAAALSPGGFLAYEHAFALPVSVAFHQTLGRSRVAGRIAELSTRAKQGLARIPGVTVHTPAAPEMSAGITCFSVRGHAGSAVVDMAAERGIRLSSLYHDSLGYARIGTGVMNSARDVDAALRVVRDIAG from the coding sequence ATGGACAGACGGAGCATGCTGGCGGGCGCGGTCGGATCCGCGGCGGTGGCGGCGTGGGGCGGCGGGATCGCGGAGGCGGCCGAGACCGCCGCGGCGGACACCCGGCGGCTCCTTGGGGCGGACGGGCGGCCGGACTGGGGTGCGGTGCGGGCGCAGTTCCGCCTCGATCCGGACTGGGTCCACCTGGCCACGTTCTATCTGGCGTCCCAGCCGCGCGCGGTACGGGCGGCCGTGGACCACCTGGCCCGGCAGCTCGACGCCGACCCCATGCTGGTGCCGACACGGCTTTCCCTGCCCGACGGCCCGACGGGCTGGGACCGCGTACGAGGCTCCCTGGCCGCGTACGCGGGCGGCGAGGCCGACCACATCGCGCTCACCGCGAGCACCACCATCGGCCTTGGGGTCGTGTACAACGGCGTGCGCGTCCGCCCCGGCCAGGACTTCCTGCTCAGCGAGGACGACCACCCGGTGCACCAGGCCGCCGCCCGGCTCGCGGCGGACAAGCACGGGGCCCGGGTGCGCCTCGCCTCGTGGTTCGCCGACTCCGCGCGGGCCACCACCGAGGAGGTGGTGAGCGCGGTCCGCAGCCGGATCCGGCCCACGACCCGCGTGCTCGGCATCACCTGGGTGCAGTCGAGGACCGGGGTGCGGATGCCGGTCGAGGCCATCGCGAAGGTGGTGCGCGAGGCCAACCGGGGGCGCTCGGAGTCCGATCGCTGTCTGCTGGTGGTCGACGGCGTGCACGGCCTCGCCGCCGTGGACGCGGACGTCGCGCGGCTCGGGGCCGACGTCGTGGTCGCGGGGACGCACAAGTGGCTGTTCGGGCCGCGCGGCACCGGTCTGGTGTGGCTGGCTCCGCACGCGCTGGCCCAGGTGCGTCCGACGTTCGCGAGCTTCATGGGGGAGGAAGGAGCCGCCGCGCTGTCACCGGGAGGCTTCCTCGCCTACGAGCACGCCTTCGCCCTGCCGGTGTCCGTCGCGTTCCACCAGACCCTGGGCCGCTCCCGGGTCGCGGGACGGATCGCGGAGCTGTCCACGCGGGCCAAGCAGGGGCTCGCCCGCATCCCGGGCGTGACGGTGCACACGCCCGCGGCACCGGAGATGTCCGCGGGCATCACCTGCTTCAGCGTGCGGGGCCACGCCGGGTCCGCCGTGGTCGACATGGCCGCCGAGCGCGGCATCCGGCTTTCGTCGCTGTACCACGACAGTCTCGGGTACGCGCGGATCGGCACCGGCGTCATGAACTCCGCACGGGACGTCGACGCCGCGCTGCGCGTGGTGCGTGACATCGCGGGCTGA
- a CDS encoding CU044_2847 family protein encodes MLPVPHYDYLEFTLDDGVRVRLELAPAGEAPAAAPDGTEADLPGGISGVTPVGRGVRVGTLATDALRTVLSPLGPVLQQVHDAVRGIPDPPRELSVDFGVQIGQDLRLGIVGAGGQASMTVSATWQLSPRTER; translated from the coding sequence ATGCTTCCTGTGCCGCATTACGACTACCTGGAGTTCACCCTTGACGACGGAGTACGCGTCCGTCTGGAGCTGGCCCCCGCGGGGGAGGCTCCCGCCGCCGCGCCCGACGGGACGGAGGCCGACCTGCCGGGCGGCATCTCCGGCGTGACGCCCGTGGGGCGCGGGGTGCGCGTGGGCACGCTCGCCACGGACGCGCTGCGCACCGTGCTGAGCCCGCTGGGGCCCGTCCTGCAACAGGTGCACGACGCCGTGCGCGGCATCCCCGACCCGCCCCGGGAACTCTCCGTCGACTTCGGCGTCCAGATCGGCCAGGACCTGCGCCTCGGCATCGTCGGCGCGGGCGGCCAGGCGAGCATGACCGTATCGGCGACCTGGCAGCTGTCCCCGCGGACCGAGAGATGA